The Vitis vinifera cultivar Pinot Noir 40024 chromosome 16, ASM3070453v1 DNA segment GTCATTCTTTTGATGTAttggttatttatttgttgatcGTTGCTTTGAAGTGGTTCATGTGAAGCCAAAGTTAGACCATTACTTAAAGGAACCCTACGATACCTAGATCCTTCAATCTCACCCAGTGTACCCATTTTGATACAACATGATATGGCTGTGGGTATGGGATCCTTGTTGGACACTCCTATTTTATTGTAGATGTTGTTGTTTGATTTGTTCATtaatatccttttattttttttcaactttctaACAATAATTACATTAGACAAAAAGATGAGTTAGCTAAAAAGTGAAATTTTGTAGGAATATTTGGGgataagaggaaaaaaagggaATTAGAGGGAAAAGGTGGGAATTTAAGGATATCTTCACTTCCAATTTATTTTcagttgatttttcttttattttgttatatccCAGTACCCATACCCATTTTGTGGATTCCTTTTAGCCAAACCCCCGTATCCTAAAATTGGAGTTGTGAAGAATAAAGACACCTACACACATCCATATTTGACACTCAAACCAAACCCATGCAACATGAGAGGAGCCTATTGTGCCATGTTGTCCTAGTTTTGATGTCTTGATATGGTGGAAGATAGATAGTGTTAAATATCCaactttttagaaaatgatCAAACACATCTATGCTATTCTTATATCTATAGTTGCATCAAAGTCAACTTTGTAATACAAGTGATAGGGTAGTacaccaacaatttttttttttttatcggtAAAtgcaaattgtattaaaaaaataaaaggtatacacgatgtatacaaacaacccaaaaaacaaataagcgTGAATACACAAAAACCAACAATTGCACCCTACGAAGAgcctaaccaatccacaaaatctaacATGGAGACCTTGATGTGTTCTTAAAGTTGGCTATGGTTTGAGATGAAAGGCACATCATTTAAAATACTCAAACCTTTTTTCATTATTACATGTTGTATtgttactaaaaaaatttattttctaattttttatttttgcttttgtcTTAGATTTCATGAACAACTTAACCTTAATATTTTATCATAGTTGGAAAATCTTCCTCCAACGTGTACTTGTTTTATCAGTTTCAATGTCAATTTGCCTGGGCCTATTGAGTTGTGATGCATTCAACAATAACTTGCCTCAAGAGGAAGGTAATGATTAAGGCTTCactatatatttgaaaattttgacttcCTAATTTGTTGAAATAAAATATCACATTAAGACAAGAAGATTTGATACTAAATGTGCAGAACATTTAGTGTTGTAGATTCAACACTAGAGGGTTGAAACAAGGATCTCCTTCTAGTTTCTTCAGCAGCTCTAGAGGGTTGAGTCAAGGAGATCCTTTGTCtccttatttgttttcttttggtgATGGAGATCCTTTCCGGTTTGATCTCTAGGGCAAAGGATGGTAGTTTTATTAAGGGTTTCCGAGTTAAAGAGAGGAATGATGCAGGTGTCGAGGTATCCATTTGTTCTTTGCTGATGATACTCTCATTGTTTTTTTATACAAGTAAGGAAAACTTGGAGTACTTGAGCTAGGTTTTTATGTGGTTCGAGACATGCTTGGGTCTTAAgattaatttggagaaaagtgaaTTGATTCCCGTTGGGAAGGTTCTAAATTTGGAGGAGTTTGTCGAGGTTTTAGGTTGTAAGGTGCGTTCTCTTCCATCCACTTACTTAGGCCTCCCCTTGGATGCTCTTTACTAGTAGGGTATGGGAAGCTGTGGAGGAAAGGTTCCAAAAAAGGTTTGCTTTGTGGAAGAGACGATATTTGTCAAAAGGTGGAAGGCAGAAGCTGATTAAGAGTACTTTACCTAGTTTGCCCATTTACTTTATGTCCCTATTTGTTATCCCTAAAAAAGTGGTGGCTagattggaaaaaattcaaaaagaattccTGTGGGGAGGAGAGTTGGAGAAAAAGTCTCATTTGGCTAATTAGTCGATTGTGTGTTTGGAGAAGCAAAATGGGGGGGTTTAAAAGCCTTTCTCTCTTCAATAAGGCACTTTTGGGTAAATGGTCTTGGAGATTTGTGAAAGAAAGGAACCCTCTTTGAAAATGGGTAATTATTGGTAAGTACAAGATTCGGGAGGGGGAGTGGTGCATAAAGGAGGTGAGAGGGAGGTATGGTGTACGAGTATGGAAGACAATTAGAAATGGTTGGGAGGCCTTCAAAGATAAAACGAGGCTTCAGGTTGGTTCGGGGAATCGGGTCAAATTCTGGTAAGATAGATGGTGTGGTGATATGTCATTAAGGGATGAGTTCCCGGATCTTTATGCTATATAGCTTCCTTTAAGGATGCTTGGGTGGTAGATGTTTGGGATGGGGGTAGTTGGAGACCAAGGTTTATTAGACAATTCAATGATTAGGAGATAGAGGAGGTAGATGCCTTATTCGGGAGGTTGCATAACTACTCCACTGTTTTGGGTACTTTTGATGTCATGGTTTGGTTGGAGACTAAGGATGGTGATTTTTCAATCCAGTCCTTTTACTCTTCTCTGGCTAGTAGAAGAGTGGAGCCTTTCCCACACAATACAATGTGGAACTCTTAGGCCCTTGTTAGAACCAGCTTTTTCGCTTGGGAGGCAACTTGGTCTAAGATTTTGACActggatcaactcaaaagggGGGATGGATGCCAAACAAGTACTACATGTGCAAGGCTGAAGAGGAATCGGGAGATCATTTACTTTTGCATTGTTCGAAAGCAAGTACATTGCGGTAGCTGGTTTGtgctctttttcattttcaatgggTGATGCATTCTTCTGTGAGGGGGGTGCTCCTAAGTTGGAATGGTGTTCTAGTTggcaaaaaaaggaagaaggctTGGAAAGTTGCCCCTCTCTGCATTTTTTGGTCCATTTGGAGGGAAAGAAATTGGAGAGCTTTTGAGGATAGGGAATCCTTAGATCAAACttttaaaagttcttttttgtatttattttgggATTAGATTAGAGTGTGCATGGGGGGTAGCATTACttttttgatagattttgtggattggttaaGTTCCCCGTAGGGTGCAGTTGTGTTATCGTCCCTATTGGTTTTTTGTATGTGTACATCGTGTATACCTTTTTATTAATACAATACTCATttacttgtaaaaaaaaaaaaaaagcatatagTGTTGTAGATTCTGCAAGAAAATGTTAATCCATGTGATTAAATTTGGATGAGAAATTCTTTAGGAATGtgatcaaatttaattaatttctctttttcatGAATTGACTGCATGATTGAAGTTTGGCACTGCAATATGAGGTGGCTAGACTTGTACAAGTTTTCTTTATTCAACATTTGACTCTCTTTTGTAGGTTGTGAAGTTTATATCCACATAATTGGGGTCAGAAGTGAGAAATTAGAATATTAATCATATGAATTGTAATATGCATATTTGTATTTCATGGGAACAAGTTTATTGGAAAACTAGAAAGTATTACGTCTAAACTATTCACATATGGTGTTTTATTTAatacttatattttaaaatatagaaacttCAGTAAAAGTGTTGCCCTTTTCCATGGTAAGTCCACCTTGTTAATCTTGAACATGTACTTTTCAGAAATTTTGTTGATACTAATTTGGAATTTCATCAGCATATTAAAGGTGTTGTTTCAAAAGTCTAATATTGGACATTACTGGGAACTTTATTATTGAAGTGCCTTGGACACTTGCTAAACTGGTTGTCTTTAGAATgtttagtttttgaattttcttatgGCATGATGCAGTGTTCAGTCATAGTAATGCCAAAATTCATCCTGAAACCAAGTAGAAaaatactattttctttttaaggtgCAGTGATGATGTGACAAGGTTCATCTTGGAAATTCAAGAGCACGAAGACAAAAGAGAGACCAAAGTACTTGACTTCCAAGATAATAACATAGATACAAACTTATGTTGCAGCAACAAACACAGTCTTAGCCTTAATAAACATAAAGGAAGTATATGGTACGCTTACCCAAGCAGATAATAAGCAGAAAGCCACTGAAGCAAGCTGATAGAGTTCATTTGTCTGAAGATTCCACAAAACAGGAAATGCTAATTAAATCAAAAAGTATCTAACCAAAGCTACAATAAACAAAACGGATTGTGTAATATGGAATGAAGCAACATGAACTGGGTTCATGGTTTAACACCCACCCAGGCACCAAACCAGCAAAGCAGGCAAGTTTTCAGTTAATCATTACTGTGTGACTCTATAATTCATTTAAGGTATTCTACAATGAAGATATCCTCTAATTCTTGATGGTAATGAGCTTGTTAGTGTACAACAGTGTCCCGACTGCACCTTTGGCAATTTCATTATGATGGACCAGATAAATTACTCAATTCAAGTTGAAGGTGGTGCAAGAAGAAGAGCTCAGAAATGACATCTCATCTATTACCtatgttttctcattctttatGAGCTTCCTTCCTCTCTTCTCTAAATACTTTCATAGTTTGTCGTCTAATCATTGTTCAAATCTGAAACATAAATCAGGCCCGTCTCCCCTCTCTATCTGTTAAGACCTATAACTCCCTTTATATGAATCCCttcatcccttttttttttgataggtaaagaaagGTATGTATAAATTAGTAAAAGAACAAGGTACACCAATGTACACAAAATGTATATAAGGAGCACCTAAAGCAAGCTCACAAAAAAAGAGTACAAAAAACACCTTGGCACTCAACAAGACCCCACCCActctacaaaatcaaacaaaggcATTGAGCCTTCACTTAAGTACACGCTAACCCAAGAAGAGAGATTACAAAGGAATGAGAGTTTTAACAATTGGTCATAATGTTCCTTATCTTCAAAAGCTCCTTGATTACGTTCCcaccaaattgtccaaaaaatgcaaagagGAGCAACATTTCACACCTTGTTCCTTTACTTTCCTACAAAGGAGCCTTGCCAACTTAAGAGCAAAACTTTTACCAAAGAAGAGATCACCCAATCCACCCCgaataagaaaaacaatagGTGTCATAGAATCCTTGATTTAGAGCAATAAAGAAGTAAATGATCAAATAGACTGCCCCTCCTGCTTGCATGGataacatctattcaccaaTGGTCACCCTCTCTTCTAGAGATTTATTTAAAGTTAGAACTCTTCCCCAACTAGCTTCCCACGCAAAGAAGTTCACTTTGGACAAGACCTACAAATTCCAAATAATATTCATTGGAAAATGGATTACCCTCCCCATTTCCAAAACTGTATGGAAAGATTTGACTAAAAACAATCCCTTTTTAGCATCTTTCCAAACCACCTTGTCATTATCGTCCCTCCTAACCAATTTCCCTCTCAGCATGGAGAAGAAAGTCTCAATGATATCCAactctcaatcattaaagttcctAGTAAAGCGCAGGATTCAATGTCCCAGTCCTCCTGTATCATCCCACAGATCCGCCACCCAAGCCTCCTTTGACACAACCAATTGGAATCAATTCATGTTTATCCAGGTTAATTCTCAACCCTGATAAAGCCTCAAATCACGTGAGCAGCCAACTTAAATGAGTCATTTGCCCTTGGGAATCCTCACAGAAGACAAAGGTGTTGTCTATAAACAAGAGATGGGACACCTCCACCACCTCTCCCCCCTCTATCTCACCCTGAAACCTAACAAGTAGCCCTCATCCCTAGCTCTCTCCAATAGGCGGCTCAAGACTagccaaaacaaacaaaaaaaggtGACAAAGGACTCCCTTGTCTCAAACCCCCTCGAACTCTAAAATAAACCAAAAGGAGTCCCATTAACCAACACTGAAAAACTTAGTTGTGGATATGCACCATTGAATCTAGCTAAATCCATTTCTAgccaaaatccatttttttccatAAGAGCAAACAAAAAGGCCCAATGGATATGGTCGTATGCTCTTTCTATGTCCAACTTGTAAATGACACCATTAGAGCCATCCTTCAACATTGAATCAATTGCTTCATTCACTATAAGGGCCCCATCTTAAATTTGTCTCCCCTCTATAAAAGTGTTATGAAACTTGAATACCACTTTTCCCACCACTTTCTTTAATCTATTTGTCAACTCCTTTGCTAAAAGTTTTATAAAGACCTCCGACCAAACTAATTGGTCTGAAATCTTTCAAATCCTTTGCACCCTCCTTTACGattaaagcaaaaaacaaaaagtagcaTTTAAACTTCTTCCAAATTTGCAGTTGGCAAAGAAATCCGAAAAGGACCCCATCACCTCGTtcttcacaaaatcccaagTAAATTGCCAAAAAGTCATAGTGAATCCCTTTGGGCCAACAACTTTGTCCtcatttaaatcaaataaagcaCTAAACACTTCCTCCTCTAAAAAAGACCCCTCTAAGCCCATTGCCTCCTAATGATACAAAGTTTTGAAAGAGATGCCACTAATGCATGATCTCCAATCTCCTGCATCGAATAAAAGTTGGTGAAAAGCCAAACCACTCCTTGCTTAATTTTGGATTCCTCTATAAGTCATTCCCTGTTCACCTTAATCTTGGCCACAAAATTCTCCCACCTATGAGCATTAGCCATTTGTGGAAAAATTTGGTGTTCTTATCCCACTCCTTTAACCAAATCTCCCTAGGCTTTTGCCTCCATGAGACTTCCTCTAATATGGTCCATTTGCGGAACTCTTCTTTTGCTGCCCGTCTGACAACCTCCTGCTTTAAAATCCTAAAAACCCACCTGATTCAAAGCCAGCTCCCTTCGAACAGCAACATGACCAATAACTTCTTTATTCCACATCTTCAATCTCAGTTTCAGCACTTTCAGCTTAGAACATAGTCCTTCATCCTTATTTCTACACATCCCATCATGTCCCTTTGGAACATAGTCCGTCCTTAGGCTTACCTGCATTTGGACCAACCATCTAACCAGGTTCATCAAGTTCACAAAAGCAATTAGCCTATTTGATAACACGGTAGCCCATCCACAATATTGATCAATTCATTTTCTCTATCATTCACTTGAATTAGTCCTTGACCACCTCAAACACAAGGTCAAGATtattcacaatttttaaaattttaaaattttaatgatttttctgGGTCAGTTTGTGAATCAACCCATTGTACAGGTACTAGTTATATTCATATGATCAGATTTAATAGCCGTGACTCCTTTATGTGCAATTGCTAATTCATTGTTAGAAAAAATCTCTTTTGGATGAAAATACATACTCTAGAGCACAGCATTGCATGCATTTGTTATTAGCTTGTAGAGTTCATCAAAAGCAAAATAGGAAATACAGAAGCATGGTTATTACTCACTTGAGATGATAGTTGTATCATCAGCTTTAAAAACCGAGGAACAAATGACCAGGATAGCACTGATGCAGCAGTCAAAAACATGGATAAAACCAGAAGCCTaaaagtttaattaaaaaaatacaggTCAGCTTCAAGAAGATCAACTATATGAGCTTAATTCTAAGAATGAtgcaattaaaagaaaaaaaaagaatttggcAATCAGAGCAAGGGAAATGGATGTAATTCAATCAACAATTTATCTTCGTTAGAGTTAAATTTACAACATAACATATAAGTCATCATAGAAAATTCATCATACACAGGATGgctaataattgaaataagaaaaattaagatcACAGAAAACATGCAAAATCATAGAAATGGACTCACAGCTTTCCCATTGATATCATTCCTTGCAAAAGGCCACTGTTACCACCCAAAACTGGGAGCAAAGCAAAGAGTAAACCAACAGCACAATCCTGAAATATTCCATGGTGAAGAAATGTATGGATATGCACCAAAAAATCAAGTTTTTTGCCTTGATATGTTATTCAATTGTTGATAGATCTTCCAGCTGAAACTATACCTGTAAAATAAGTGTCCCAATAGTAACTTGACCATGAAGAGCATTATTAGTATTCCGTTCTACCAGGAACTTTACCACCTAGTaaaagaaaattggaagaaGCGTAAACATGACATATTTGCGGCAACCAAGAGAAGAAAATAGTGAAGTATCAGAAATGTTCAGAAAAAGTACCACTGCTGTTGATGACATTGATAAGAAGGAACCAACAAATACACCCTCCGACAACTTTGCTCCACATAACTACAAAGTGAACAGATTCTGAAGCTTAGCAACCATTTATATAAGAGCCACAAAACCAGATTCGATAATTACAGTCAACATAATAATTGATTATCAACACCATACCATGGCAGTTACACCGCACAagaacataaatataaaaatttgaagcaGCCCTCCAAGAACAGCAACAGGTCCCACAGCTTTTAACTGCATCAACAAAgggaaaaaatgtaaaatataataaccAGAAAATATTTCATAGTAACATTATTGTGTATGAgtttgataataaaattttccCAAGTTGAAGATAACATACCTTTGGCAAAGAAAATTCCAGCCCCAaagcaaaaagaagaaagaCAACACCAAACTGTGCAACAGTTTCAAcctgtaataaaaataataattaagaaaaaagaaatgacatGTCATATGAATACTCATCACAAGTCAAGTAGTTGACAGAATCACTGCACATAATTGACTGAATGCATACTAGTTTAACTTCTAAAACTATATACATCAAAATGGATAGAATgtgattgaaagaaaaattgcAATAATATGTGAATAAAACAGAGGAGAAAGAACCGACTAAGATGTCTTTAAATTTATCACAATTCCCAAAAGCCAATAGGAAAGGCAAttacataatcaatttttttttatcaaaaacaaatattgatttatataaattaaaagtccACTTGAAGGATGAGGGATCCTTCCCAAAATATACAAACTTTGATCAAAAGAAGAGGAGAAACCTTCTCCAAAATACTAGGACATGTACATCATTTAAATACTAGTTAAGAGTTGATCTGAAACCAACCAAAATGGACCCGAAGCAATGTTCCTCCCTTTGCTATATTAACCCTTTGATCTACATACCACCTCCTAATCGAGTTGAATAACATTGAGGGGAGAGCCTTAAAATCTTTAGTAGCTAAGACCCAAAAGaaggaatagaaataaattagatCTCATATCGTCTTTGAAGtccaaaaaaagaataagaccAAAGTAAAAGGCATGAAGATCAATTTGACAAAACACCTCAGCAAAGCATGCATAAAGGCCCTAATGTTGGCTATGACATCAACCTCCATTCCTCTATGTTAGCGTTACAAAGATGAGCGTGCAtcataaagaaaacaaatcaagAATCTCTTATTTTAAACCCTTCCTccgttcttttttttctttttttctttttttctttttttttatttgacagGTCctgctttttcctttttgtcccTTTGGAGACTTGAACCTAAAACCTTTCACATCCCTATCCCAACCCTTTGTCACTTAAGCCAGATCTCAAGCTTATCATATTGGCACTTATTTATAAAGTCGTATTATTTgcttattaaaagaaaaaaaccatatGGACAAGTCACTTCCAAAATGAGCGAAGAGTAACCTCTCATCTCTGTTCTCTTAAGTCCCATAATAATGCTAACAACCCTACCCTGTAATAAGTCACCAGCCCAGCTAGCACAGACAATACCAAGAGGATGTACAATTGTATCTCTACAAATTCCCTATGACTACAGGAACCGAACTTTCAAGGCGGCATTCATCAACactaaatttcaatatattgattcaAGGCAGACTCTGAGAAGTTTAAATCTTGTCTAGCTGAGTAATAAGAGGAAAACTGACTAGTTACTGTTAGTGTAGGAGAATGGAAAACATTTAATTCTTTAGAgattcacaaaaataaataaataaataacccaaaaaaaaaagaatccacAAGTTGgtgatttaattttatctagAAAACGAGATAGCCTTTATAAACAGCATACCTGTACCATTTCGCTGATGAATTTTAGGCCCCCTGGTCCAATAATTGAACCAGCAAGAAGATAGCCCACAATAACCTACCATATATAGCCAAAATGAAACAGTGAGCTCTATGAACATCTAAATAGATCATTGAATATAGTTGAAGATCAAGCTGAAGAGAACTAATCTAGTTTAGGTGACAAAAAAACTAAATGCAGCTACTTTTTACAGATACAAACCGGTTGTCCCAGGCAGGAAAAGATAATTCCACCAATGGCAGCAGAAACTATTACAACCACTAAATCGGAAATTAATCTGCAAGAAATGGAATATGATAAATTCAATACACCAGTCAATAGCCATATGTAAGATTAATATTCAACAACTTCAATGACAGATTTTGAGAATAATACAACATGATTTGCTTGTTATTTAATGAAACTGAAAAGATTCAAATGATCATGTATAGCAGTCgagaggaaaaatataaaaggaatCAACCTTAGATCCACTTGTAGCACTGGATACTTGGATTTCTTGTTTGACATCACAAACACATTATCCTACCATTTAAGTTAAAGAAACAGTTAGCAGGGCAAAAAATTAAACCTGGAACATTTATTTTGAAGTCCTAAAGTACAAGTCCTAAGTTGTACCATACCTTTTTATCTATCAAGGTCGTTACATCATCAGTACCTTCATTATCCAGAGAAAAAACATCTTGAAACTGGAAAGACCTTGTACCACTGTCAggggaaaaaaataagtaattctATTTTGATAACAGATGATAGCCTCAAGCTACTGGTGCAATCACTCTGCACCCTAAAAACATGTTATGCATTCATACTTTGCTTCTTGTGTATCGTTTCTCTTGGCTTTCTCATGAGTAATTTTAGCCACAGTTTCCAGTACAGCCTGAAAAATATAAGGAGAATCTCATATTCAGCATAATgaatcaaaaaaagaaaaagaaaagagaaggaagaaagatAAGTAAAATCCAGACATTTAAGGAGGTGCTTagcataaattaataaaatgtgCATCATTTTGACAGTATCAAAAGAAGTAATTGGTAATCAATACACAATTTGACAAAAGCACTCATGCACAAATTCTCCCTCAGATGAAATTAGTAAAAATACAACTgctggaaaaaaaatgtttttatatatgTAGAAAATGTATTGATGCCAAGGTAACAAGTTACTTCTAAGATGATTACAGATTGATTACCATCCTAACACaacagaaaatgaaatattagatCCATTTCATCCTATTCATTTACATGCAAGCCCAAGCCTTATTAGTGAGGAATGGGCTACATAGGACCTGAGGGGGCACATACCACCCTGCATTTATAGTGGTTTGAAACCCAGCTTTGGAATGCAGGAAGTCCAATTCCCTAGCACTAAGCTGGGttttaagattttattaaaattgtcCATATTAGTAACATAAAATAACAACTCCAGTTAGATGCATTCaatcagagaaaaaaaaaagcttctgAATCCAATTCATGTTCTATTCTttaagaacaaaattctatGAAGGGAAATAAACACAACAAAATAGCTTCCAAACAAAAACCAACATTTCCCCAACTATTTACAGCTTCACTATGAGttcttcttaaaaaattaaataaataaattctgaAATTT contains these protein-coding regions:
- the LOC100241309 gene encoding K(+) efflux antiporter 5 isoform X3, translated to MAKLFAFGALWLCLVVTVICPRHCVSVRSDQEIRDRFYGNLLNGTAPDSGDGSIAKMFDRVLEKEFSEKEFSENDQPEGSNGSSFNSSVADQQAVLETVAKITHEKAKRNDTQEANGTRSFQFQDVFSLDNEGTDDVTTLIDKKDNVFVMSNKKSKYPVLQVDLRLISDLVVVIVSAAIGGIIFSCLGQPVIVGYLLAGSIIGPGGLKFISEMVQVETVAQFGVVFLLFALGLEFSLPKLKAVGPVAVLGGLLQIFIFMFLCGVTAMLCGAKLSEGVFVGSFLSMSSTAVVVKFLVERNTNNALHGQVTIGTLILQDCAVGLLFALLPVLGGNSGLLQGMISMGKLLLVLSMFLTAASVLSWSFVPRFLKLMIQLSSQTNELYQLASVAFCLLSAWCSDKLGLSLELGSFVAGVMISTTDFAQHTLDQVEPIRNLFAALFLSSIGMLIHVQFLWTHVDILLASVILVVVVKTAVVAVVTKAFGYSVRTSFLVGVLLAQIGEFAFVLLSRASNLKLIEGKMYLLLLGTTALSLVTTPVLFKLIPAVMHLGVLMHWFPSENSNQNESIPSPKLHCSIKA
- the LOC100241309 gene encoding K(+) efflux antiporter 5 isoform X1 — its product is MAKLFAFGALWLCLVVTVICPRHCVSVRSDQEIRDRFYGNLLNGTAPDSGDGSIAKMFDRVLEKEFSEKEFSENDQPEGSNGSSFNSSVADQQAVLETVAKITHEKAKRNDTQEANGTRSFQFQDVFSLDNEGTDDVTTLIDKKDNVFVMSNKKSKYPVLQVDLRLISDLVVVIVSAAIGGIIFSCLGQPVIVGYLLAGSIIGPGGLKFISEMVQVETVAQFGVVFLLFALGLEFSLPKLKAVGPVAVLGGLLQIFIFMFLCGVTAMLCGAKLSEGVFVGSFLSMSSTAVVVKFLVERNTNNALHGQVTIGTLILQDCAVGLLFALLPVLGGNSGLLQGMISMGKLLLVLSMFLTAASVLSWSFVPRFLKLMIQLSSQTNELYQLASVAFCLLSAWCSDKLGLSLELGSFVAGVMISTTDFAQHTLDQVEPIRNLFAALFLSSIGMLIHVQFLWTHVDILLASVILVVVVKTAVVAVVTKAFGYSVRTSFLVGVLLAQIGEFAFVLLSRASNLKLIEGKMYLLLLGTTALSLVTTPVLFKLIPAVMHLGVLMHWFPSENSNQNEVSLSLFKYCNFLLKLRLHLV
- the LOC100241309 gene encoding K(+) efflux antiporter 5 isoform X2, with amino-acid sequence MAKLFAFGALWLCLVVTVICPRHCVSVRSDQEIRDRFYGNLLNGTAPDSGDGSIAKMFDRVLEKEFSEKEFSENDQPEGSNGSSFNSSVADQQAVLETVAKITHEKAKRNDTQEANGTRSFQFQDVFSLDNEGTDDVTTLIDKKDNVFVMSNKKSKYPVLQVDLRLISDLVVVIVSAAIGGIIFSCLGQPVIVGYLLAGSIIGPGGLKFISEMVQVETVAQFGVVFLLFALGLEFSLPKLKAVGPVAVLGGLLQIFIFMFLCGVTAMLCGAKLSEGVFVGSFLSMSSTAVVVKFLVERNTNNALHGQVTIGTLILQDCAVGLLFALLPVLGGNSGLLQGMISMGKLLLVLSMFLTAASVLSWSFVPRFLKLMIQLSSQTNELYQLASVAFCLLSAWCSDKLGLSLELGSFVAGVMISTTDFAQHTLDQVEPIRNLFAALFLSSIGMLIHVQFLWTHVDILLASVILVVVVKTAVVAVVTKAFGYSVRTSFLVGVLLAQIGEFAFVLLSRASNLKLIEGKMYLLLLGTTALSLVTTPVLFKLIPAVMHLGVLMHWFPSENSNQNEERASVLESRDRLL